One window of Phalacrocorax carbo chromosome 1, bPhaCar2.1, whole genome shotgun sequence genomic DNA carries:
- the ACAT1 gene encoding acetyl-CoA acetyltransferase, mitochondrial, with protein sequence MAAAAMRGLRRSAAELLRALTYTSRGYASQRTLNEVVIASAVRTPIGSFQGSLSSLPATKLGSIAIKGAIDRAGIPAEEVKEAYMGNVLQAGQGQAPARQAVLGAGLPICTPTTTVNKVCASGMKSIMMAAQSLMCGSQDVMVAGGMESMSNVPYTMSRGSTPYGGVKLEDLIVKDGLTDAYNHIHMGNCAENTAKKFTISREEQDTYAIGSYTKSKTAWDSGILKNEIVPVTISKKGKPDTEVKEDEEYKRVDFSKVPNLKAVFQKENGTVTAANASTLNDGAAALVLMTTEAAKRLKVKPLARIVAFADAAVDPIDFPIAPAHAIPKILSETGLKKEDIAMWEINEAFSVVVLANIKMLGIDPQKVNINGGAVSLGHPIGMSGARIVVHMAHALKQGQYGLAGICNGGGGASAMLIEKL encoded by the exons atggcggcggcggcgatgcGGGGCTTGCGGCGCTCGGCAGCGGAGCTGCTGCGG GCTTTGACGTATACGAGCCGTGGCTATGCATCGCAGCGTACTTTAAAT GAGGTGGTGATAGCAAGTGCTGTAAGGACACCGATTGGATCTTTCCAAGGATCTCTTTCATCATTGCCAGCTACTAAACTTGGCTCCATTGCAATTAAGGGAGCAATTGACAGAGCAG GTATCCCTGCAGAAGAAGTGAAAGAAGCATATATGGGTAATGTCTTGCAGGCTGGACAAGGACAAGCTCCAGCAAGGCAAGCAGTCCTGGGTGCAG GTCTGCCAATCTGCACTCCTACTACAACTGTCAATAAAGTCTGTGCTTCAGGAATGAAATCGATCATGATGGCAGCACAAAGCCTGATGTGTGGGAGTCAG GATGTAATGGTTGCCGGTGGAATGGAGAGCATGTCTAATGTTCCCTATACAATGAGCAGAGGATCAACGCCTTATGGAGGAGTAAAGCTGGAAGACCTGATAGTAAAAGATGGGCTGACAGATGCTTATAACCATATCCATATG GGCAACTGTGCTGAGAACACCGCAAAGAAGTTTACTATTTCACGAGAGGAACAAGACACTTATGCCATAGGCTCTTACACTAAGAGCAAAACAGCCTGGGATTCAGGAATATTGAAAAATGAAATCGTTCCTGTCACTATTTCAAAAAAAG GAAAGCCAGATACAGAAGtgaaagaagatgaagaatACAAACGTGTTGATTTCAGCAAAGTTCCAAACCttaaagctgttttccaaaaagaaaacg GAACAGTTACAGCTGCTAATGCCAGTACTCTGAATGACGGAGCAGCTGCTTTGGTGCTGATGACTACGGAGGCAGCCAAGAGGCTGAAAGTCAAACCATTGGCACGGATAGTAG CTTTTGCAGATGCTGCTGTTGATCCCATCGACTTCCCAATTGCACCTGCACATGCTATTCCCAAG aTTCTAAGTGAGACAGGCctgaaaaaagaagatattgcAATGTGGGAAATCAATGAAGCCTTCAGCGTTGTGGTGCTGGCCAATATTAAAATGCTGGGTATTGATCCACAAAAAGTCAATATTAACGGAGGTGCCGTCTCTCTTGGACATCCAATAGG